In a genomic window of Sphingomonas koreensis:
- a CDS encoding lipopolysaccharide assembly protein LapA domain-containing protein, with amino-acid sequence MQFLKALFWFLILGLIAAFAVTNWHPVEIQLWSSLVADVNLPFLLLIVFLIGFLPMVVIYHTTRWRSRQRIAMLERTVEELRNLQAAASAAPAMPIQADPAPVETPAAPPLVTP; translated from the coding sequence ATGCAGTTTCTGAAGGCATTGTTCTGGTTCCTGATCCTCGGCCTCATCGCGGCCTTTGCGGTCACCAACTGGCACCCGGTGGAGATCCAGCTGTGGAGCAGCCTGGTCGCTGACGTGAATCTGCCCTTCCTGTTGCTGATCGTCTTCCTCATCGGCTTCCTGCCGATGGTCGTGATCTACCACACGACGCGCTGGCGCAGCCGCCAGCGGATCGCGATGCTCGAACGCACGGTCGAGGAGCTGCGCAACCTGCAGGCAGCCGCATCCGCCGCTCCGGCAATGCCGATCCAGGCCGATCCGGCGCCGGTGGAAACCCCCGCCGCACCGCCGCTGGTGACGCCATGA
- the pyrF gene encoding orotidine-5'-phosphate decarboxylase has translation MSSPIYVALDTPDLERAKAIAKRVRHHVGGIKLGLEFFMANGRQGVHEMADIGLPIFLDLKFHDIPNTVGKAVQALRPLEPAIITVHAAGGRAMMEDAKAAAPTGTKVVAVTMLTSLDASDLRSIGLSPDPHEQVVRLAELARSAGVDGIVCSGEEVKAAHDAWKDGFFVIPGVRPSNGTIGDQKRVVTPRAALDAGASILVIGRPITQAEDPDLAAREIEATL, from the coding sequence ATGAGCAGCCCGATCTACGTCGCACTCGACACGCCCGATCTGGAGCGCGCCAAGGCCATCGCCAAGCGCGTCCGCCACCATGTCGGCGGGATCAAGCTCGGCCTTGAATTCTTCATGGCGAACGGCCGTCAGGGCGTGCACGAGATGGCGGATATCGGCCTGCCGATCTTCCTCGATCTCAAATTCCACGACATTCCCAACACGGTCGGCAAGGCGGTGCAGGCGCTGCGCCCGCTCGAACCCGCGATCATCACCGTCCACGCCGCCGGCGGCCGCGCGATGATGGAGGATGCCAAGGCAGCCGCACCGACCGGGACCAAGGTCGTCGCGGTGACGATGCTCACCAGCCTCGACGCAAGCGACTTGAGGTCGATCGGTCTCTCGCCCGATCCGCACGAGCAGGTCGTCCGCCTCGCCGAACTCGCCAGATCCGCGGGCGTCGACGGCATCGTCTGCTCGGGCGAAGAGGTGAAAGCCGCGCACGATGCGTGGAAGGACGGTTTCTTCGTCATCCCCGGCGTGCGCCCGTCCAACGGCACGATCGGCGATCAGAAGCGCGTCGTCACCCCGCGCGCCGCGCTTGATGCCGGCGCCTCGATCCTCGTCATCGGCCGCCCGATCACCCAGGCCGAAGATCCCGACCTCGCCGCGCGCGAGATCGAGGCGACGCTCTGA
- a CDS encoding GNAT family N-acetyltransferase, with protein MPTIRPAVEADLSVLHPVVERAYRGDSARAGWTHEADLVTGERTDIETLRSLLDGDSRLLIAHDGDTILGCVNVSSRGDGLAYLGLLCVDPVLQAGGIGKQLVAAAEATARETFAATHIEMTVIDRRAELIGWYVRHGYAPSGETRPFPVPLDPPLSMVVLVKPLFD; from the coding sequence ATGCCGACGATCCGTCCGGCGGTAGAAGCCGACCTCTCCGTTCTGCACCCCGTCGTCGAGCGCGCCTATCGCGGCGACAGCGCGCGCGCGGGCTGGACGCATGAGGCCGATCTCGTCACCGGCGAGCGTACCGACATCGAAACCCTCCGCTCGCTGCTCGATGGCGACAGCCGCCTGCTGATCGCGCACGACGGCGACACCATCCTCGGCTGCGTCAATGTATCGAGCCGCGGCGACGGCCTTGCCTATCTCGGCCTGCTTTGCGTCGATCCCGTGCTTCAGGCGGGCGGCATCGGCAAGCAGCTCGTGGCCGCCGCCGAAGCCACCGCCCGCGAAACCTTCGCCGCGACCCATATCGAGATGACCGTGATCGACCGCCGCGCCGAGCTGATCGGCTGGTATGTCCGTCACGGCTATGCCCCATCCGGCGAAACCCGGCCCTTTCCGGTGCCGCTCGATCCGCCGCTGTCGATGGTCGTCCTGGTCAAGCCGCTCTTCGACTAA
- a CDS encoding leucyl aminopeptidase family protein, with protein MRVLLLAASILATGAALANERAPIGTGVSASDRTNTAERPIRFAATAPAGGVLVVPMAGASDLSHVPAVLRDSVARAVATADFKAAPDKTLSLYDSGGYDRVVLIGVPQGRLGAAALADFGGRAAQETRGNPRPVAIVAGNLSAAVADPAAHVAMGATLGQYRFDRLKSGVTAPASQPLTIVAGAGEATYARELAGIAQGARMARDLITLPSNAKTPDSFVETVRAQFAGVPNVRITVLDEAQMRQLNMGSILSVSAGSRHPARMMIVEYSGAGNAAPLALIGKGITFDSGGISLKPGANMGDMKGDMAGAAAVMGGALAAAKRGAKANIVAIAALAENMPGGNASRPGDVVRTMNGQTIEIISTDAEGRMVLADANQYAIERYKPAAIVNIATLTGAVSTALGDDYAGLFARDEALATRVQSAAAHSGEAVWRLPLHPSYAKDMESPIADIANGTTKSGPGAGRGAHFIGFLTPQPTPWAHIDMAGVDGADESLPTMPKGARGFGVRLFDALVREYEK; from the coding sequence ATGCGTGTCCTGTTGCTTGCCGCCTCTATCCTCGCGACGGGCGCTGCCCTTGCCAACGAACGCGCCCCGATCGGCACCGGCGTCAGCGCCAGCGATCGCACCAACACCGCCGAACGCCCGATCCGCTTCGCCGCCACGGCCCCGGCAGGCGGCGTGCTGGTCGTTCCGATGGCGGGCGCAAGCGACCTCTCGCACGTCCCCGCCGTGCTGCGCGACAGCGTCGCCCGCGCCGTCGCCACGGCGGACTTCAAGGCCGCGCCTGACAAGACGCTCTCGCTCTACGATAGTGGCGGCTATGACCGCGTCGTGCTGATCGGCGTCCCGCAGGGCCGGCTCGGCGCCGCCGCCCTCGCCGATTTCGGCGGTCGCGCGGCGCAGGAAACCCGCGGCAATCCCCGGCCCGTCGCGATCGTTGCGGGCAACTTGTCCGCCGCCGTTGCCGATCCGGCCGCGCATGTCGCGATGGGGGCGACGCTCGGCCAGTACCGGTTCGACCGCCTCAAGAGCGGTGTCACAGCGCCGGCCAGCCAGCCGCTCACCATCGTCGCCGGGGCCGGCGAAGCCACCTATGCCCGCGAACTCGCCGGCATCGCCCAGGGTGCCCGCATGGCGCGCGATCTCATCACGCTGCCCTCCAACGCCAAGACTCCCGACAGCTTCGTGGAAACCGTCCGTGCCCAGTTCGCAGGCGTGCCCAACGTCCGCATCACCGTGCTGGACGAGGCGCAGATGCGGCAGCTCAACATGGGCTCGATCCTGTCCGTCTCGGCCGGGTCGCGCCATCCCGCGCGGATGATGATCGTCGAATATAGCGGCGCCGGAAACGCCGCACCGCTCGCGCTGATCGGCAAGGGCATCACCTTCGACAGCGGCGGCATTTCGCTCAAGCCCGGCGCGAACATGGGCGACATGAAGGGCGACATGGCCGGTGCGGCCGCCGTGATGGGCGGCGCGCTCGCCGCCGCCAAGCGCGGGGCGAAGGCCAATATCGTCGCGATCGCCGCGCTGGCCGAGAACATGCCCGGCGGCAACGCATCGCGCCCCGGCGACGTCGTCCGCACGATGAACGGCCAGACGATCGAGATCATCAGCACCGACGCCGAAGGCCGCATGGTCCTCGCCGATGCGAACCAGTACGCCATCGAGCGCTACAAGCCCGCTGCGATCGTCAACATTGCGACGCTGACAGGAGCGGTCAGCACGGCGCTGGGCGACGACTATGCCGGTCTGTTCGCCCGCGACGAAGCACTCGCCACGCGGGTCCAGAGCGCCGCCGCGCATTCGGGCGAAGCGGTGTGGCGACTTCCGCTCCACCCCAGCTACGCCAAGGACATGGAATCGCCGATCGCGGATATCGCCAACGGCACCACCAAGTCCGGACCCGGCGCGGGCCGCGGCGCGCATTTCATCGGCTTCCTGACGCCCCAGCCCACGCCCTGGGCGCATATCGACATGGCCGGAGTGGACGGCGCCGACGAATCGCTGCCGACCATGCCCAAGGGCGCGCGCGGGTTCGGCGTCCGCCTGTTCGACGCGTTGGTCCGCGAATACGAGAAATAG
- a CDS encoding phosphoribosylanthranilate isomerase: MPVTAKICGLSTAATLDTALAGGASHVGFVFFPPSPRHVTFDQAGSLSTRVPAQTGKVGVFVDPEDALLESAIRAARLDAIQLHRVTPERAAAIGARTRLPVWAAVAVKTRADLDAANGFRGAVQRILYDAKVPEDAKLPGGMGIRFDWTLLQGFAHPLPWALSGGLDPANVAEAVGITGARLVDVSSGVESAPGVKDEAKIAAFLKTVATL, encoded by the coding sequence ATGCCGGTCACTGCAAAGATCTGCGGCCTTTCAACCGCCGCGACGCTCGATACGGCCTTGGCCGGTGGCGCCAGCCATGTCGGCTTCGTCTTCTTCCCACCCTCGCCGCGTCACGTGACATTCGATCAGGCCGGATCGCTATCCACGCGCGTGCCGGCTCAGACCGGCAAGGTCGGCGTGTTCGTCGATCCGGAGGATGCGCTGCTTGAGTCCGCGATCCGCGCTGCCCGGCTCGACGCGATCCAGCTCCATCGCGTGACGCCTGAGCGCGCGGCGGCGATCGGCGCCCGAACGCGTCTGCCCGTCTGGGCGGCCGTCGCCGTCAAGACCCGTGCCGATCTCGATGCCGCCAACGGCTTCCGCGGTGCCGTCCAGCGCATCCTCTACGACGCCAAGGTGCCCGAGGATGCGAAGCTGCCCGGCGGCATGGGCATACGCTTCGACTGGACTCTGCTTCAGGGTTTCGCGCATCCGCTTCCCTGGGCCCTGTCGGGCGGGCTCGATCCCGCCAACGTCGCCGAAGCCGTCGGTATCACCGGTGCGCGGCTGGTCGACGTCTCCTCCGGTGTCGAGTCCGCGCCGGGCGTCAAGGACGAGGCGAAGATCGCCGCCTTCCTGAAGACCGTCGCCACCTTGTAA
- the trpB gene encoding tryptophan synthase subunit beta, with protein sequence MNAPNSLRNQPDERGHFGQFGGRYVAETLMPLILDLEREYRAAKADPAFQAEFDGLMKHYVGRPSPLYFAERLTRHYGGAKIYFKREELNHTGAHKINNCIGQILLAIRMGKKRIIAETGAGQHGVATATVCARFGLPCTIFMGAKDIERQQPNVFRMKLLGAEVRPVTSGSQSLKDAMNEALRDWVATVHDTFYIIGTAAGPHPYPELVRDFQSVIGTESRAQMLEAEGRLPDLLIAAVGGGSNAIGLFHPFLDDNDVAMVGVEAAGKGIDTSEHAASLTGGAPGILHGNKTYLLQDEDGQITEAHSISAGLDYPGIGPEHSWLHESGRVEYLPVTDTQALDAFQLCCKLEGIIPALESSHALAALEHKARELPSDKIILVNVSGRGDKDIYTVAQAMGAEI encoded by the coding sequence ATGAACGCGCCCAACTCCCTGCGTAACCAGCCCGACGAGCGCGGGCATTTCGGCCAGTTCGGCGGACGCTATGTCGCCGAGACGCTGATGCCGCTGATTCTCGACCTCGAGCGCGAGTATCGCGCCGCCAAGGCCGATCCGGCGTTCCAGGCCGAGTTCGACGGGCTGATGAAGCATTATGTCGGCCGCCCGTCGCCGCTCTATTTCGCCGAGCGGCTGACCCGGCATTACGGCGGTGCGAAGATCTACTTCAAGCGCGAGGAGCTGAACCACACCGGCGCGCACAAGATCAACAACTGCATTGGCCAGATCCTGCTCGCCATCCGCATGGGCAAGAAGCGGATCATCGCCGAGACCGGCGCGGGTCAGCACGGCGTCGCCACCGCCACCGTCTGCGCGCGTTTCGGCCTGCCCTGCACCATCTTCATGGGCGCCAAGGATATCGAGCGCCAGCAGCCCAACGTCTTCCGCATGAAGCTGCTCGGCGCCGAAGTCCGCCCCGTCACCAGCGGCTCGCAGTCCTTGAAGGACGCGATGAACGAGGCGCTTCGGGACTGGGTCGCGACCGTCCACGACACCTTCTACATCATCGGCACCGCCGCCGGCCCGCATCCCTATCCGGAACTCGTCCGCGACTTCCAGTCGGTGATCGGCACCGAAAGCCGCGCCCAGATGCTGGAAGCGGAGGGCCGCCTGCCCGACCTGCTGATCGCCGCGGTCGGCGGCGGCAGCAACGCCATCGGCCTGTTCCACCCCTTCCTCGACGACAACGACGTCGCGATGGTCGGCGTCGAGGCGGCGGGCAAGGGCATCGACACCAGCGAGCATGCCGCCAGCCTCACCGGCGGCGCGCCCGGCATCCTCCACGGTAACAAGACCTATCTGCTGCAGGACGAGGACGGCCAGATCACCGAAGCGCACTCGATCTCCGCCGGCCTCGACTATCCCGGCATTGGCCCCGAGCACAGCTGGCTGCACGAAAGCGGCCGCGTCGAGTATCTGCCGGTCACCGATACCCAGGCACTCGACGCGTTCCAGCTCTGCTGCAAGCTCGAAGGCATCATCCCCGCGCTCGAAAGCTCGCACGCGCTGGCAGCTTTGGAGCACAAGGCACGGGAATTGCCTTCCGACAAGATCATCCTCGTCAACGTCTCCGGCCGCGGCGACAAGGATATCTACACCGTCGCTCAGGCGATGGGGGCGGAGATATGA